From Diaminobutyricibacter sp. McL0608, one genomic window encodes:
- a CDS encoding TetR/AcrR family transcriptional regulator codes for MPDTKKTNRGPSAGPANRHALIVAAREVFAESGYNAPLSAVARRAGVGQGSLYRHFPDRLDLAVAVFDDNITELEALGTREDATLSDLFDAVAEQALGSTALIEVVSSGVGDPRADHLSDRVIAVVDAILVRDKSAGTIGSHVESADVMLAFTMLAFLLARTAADERAGVGAQARSIFRAAFVPRP; via the coding sequence GTGCCGGACACGAAGAAAACGAATCGCGGGCCGAGTGCGGGCCCGGCCAACCGGCACGCGCTGATCGTGGCCGCGCGCGAGGTCTTCGCGGAGTCCGGCTACAACGCACCCCTGAGTGCTGTCGCCCGCCGGGCGGGCGTCGGTCAAGGGAGCCTGTATCGCCACTTCCCCGACCGCCTCGACCTCGCCGTGGCCGTGTTCGACGACAACATCACCGAACTCGAGGCATTGGGCACGCGTGAGGACGCGACTCTGAGCGACCTGTTCGATGCGGTCGCCGAGCAGGCACTGGGCTCCACTGCTCTCATCGAGGTGGTCTCATCGGGCGTGGGGGACCCTCGGGCGGACCACCTGAGCGACCGGGTGATCGCTGTCGTCGACGCGATCCTGGTCCGCGACAAGTCGGCGGGAACGATCGGCTCGCACGTGGAGAGTGCCGACGTCATGCTCGCGTTCACGATGCTCGCATTCCTGCTGGCGCGAACCGCGGCGGACGAACGAGCAGGCGTGGGAGCGCAAGCGCGGTCGATCTTCCGCGCGGCCTTCGTGCCGCGTCCCTGA
- a CDS encoding SDR family NAD(P)-dependent oxidoreductase — protein sequence MAKTTRLTGDSSIGTWLDDPIGGPIISELLAQSGQDASVMKPVRRLALKRLVKLSQGAFTAEMVDQLVQGAAAAASARGAETAGAGDAADDAEPTEPTAETPVWVEKTTNGRFSGNTVIVTGAGSGIGRATASRVAREGGRVIAVDISQQRLDEFVAEHPQAQIVPVVGDITDDAAIASIVAAAGDRIDALANVAGIMDNMTPVHEVGDDVWNRVFAINVVGTMKLMRAVVPTMLAQAYGSIVNIASEAALRGSAAGAAYTASKHAVAGLTKSSAFMYGPSGIRVNAVAPGPTITNIQASFASPLGAERVQLAMTVLPDPVEADALAASITFLLSDDGVNINGVILPSDGGWSAV from the coding sequence ATGGCCAAGACAACCCGACTCACCGGCGACTCGTCGATCGGAACCTGGCTCGACGATCCGATCGGCGGACCGATCATCAGCGAACTGCTCGCGCAGTCCGGCCAGGATGCGTCAGTCATGAAGCCCGTCCGCCGGCTCGCGCTGAAGCGACTGGTGAAGCTCAGCCAGGGCGCCTTCACCGCAGAGATGGTCGACCAGCTCGTACAAGGTGCCGCGGCCGCAGCATCCGCGCGGGGTGCCGAGACCGCCGGAGCGGGTGACGCAGCGGATGACGCCGAGCCGACCGAGCCGACAGCCGAGACCCCGGTGTGGGTCGAGAAGACCACGAACGGCCGCTTCAGCGGCAATACCGTCATCGTGACCGGTGCCGGTTCCGGAATCGGCCGCGCAACCGCATCCCGCGTCGCACGCGAAGGCGGCCGCGTGATCGCGGTCGACATCTCGCAGCAGCGTCTCGACGAATTCGTCGCCGAGCACCCTCAGGCGCAGATCGTCCCCGTCGTCGGGGACATCACCGACGATGCCGCGATCGCATCGATCGTCGCCGCCGCGGGCGACAGGATCGACGCACTGGCGAACGTCGCCGGCATCATGGACAACATGACGCCCGTCCACGAGGTGGGCGACGATGTCTGGAACCGGGTCTTCGCGATCAACGTCGTCGGCACGATGAAGCTGATGCGCGCCGTCGTTCCCACGATGCTCGCCCAGGCGTACGGATCGATCGTCAACATCGCGTCGGAGGCCGCCCTGCGCGGGTCTGCTGCAGGTGCTGCCTACACCGCGTCCAAGCATGCGGTCGCCGGCCTGACGAAGAGCAGTGCGTTCATGTACGGACCGAGCGGGATCCGCGTCAACGCGGTCGCCCCCGGCCCGACCATCACGAACATCCAGGCGAGCTTCGCTTCTCCTCTCGGAGCCGAACGCGTCCAGCTCGCCATGACCGTGCTGCCCGACCCGGTCGAGGCGGATGCTCTCGCCGCATCGATCACGTTCCTGCTTAGCGACGACGGCGTGAACATCAACGGCGTCATCCTGCCGTCCGACGGCGGCTGGTCAGCGGTCTGA
- a CDS encoding SHOCT domain-containing protein: MLGRRMGRGGLVRAAATTAVVAGTATAVSGGMRSRQDAKSQQAAEAQAYEQQQQQAQMDYAAQQAVAAQQAQQAAAAPAPAAAPANDMMTQLQNLATMHTQGILSDDEFAAAKAKLLG; the protein is encoded by the coding sequence ATGTTGGGACGACGGATGGGCCGAGGCGGGCTGGTTCGTGCTGCGGCGACGACAGCGGTCGTGGCGGGCACGGCGACGGCCGTGTCGGGCGGGATGCGCTCGCGGCAGGACGCCAAGTCGCAGCAGGCCGCGGAGGCACAGGCATACGAGCAGCAGCAGCAGCAGGCGCAGATGGACTACGCGGCGCAGCAGGCGGTGGCAGCGCAGCAGGCGCAGCAGGCCGCGGCGGCACCCGCTCCGGCAGCAGCGCCCGCGAACGACATGATGACTCAGCTGCAGAACCTTGCCACGATGCACACGCAGGGCATCCTCTCGGATGACGAGTTCGCTGCGGCGAAAGCCAAGCTTCTCGGCTAG
- a CDS encoding DUF6325 family protein has translation MADFEYGPVEIFLIGFDGERPGPDVVNAIVDVVETGTVRLLDLLFVTKSFETGDVVVLEIDEVADEYGLPEFELLEIGIAGEEDVADFADDLEPGTSAALLVVEHTWARNFAQALFNAGGAVLRTERIPAPVVNEIAALSSAE, from the coding sequence ATGGCTGACTTCGAGTACGGACCCGTGGAGATCTTCCTCATCGGCTTCGACGGTGAGCGCCCGGGACCCGATGTGGTCAACGCGATCGTCGACGTCGTCGAGACGGGAACAGTGAGACTGCTCGACCTCCTCTTCGTCACGAAGTCCTTCGAGACCGGTGACGTGGTGGTCCTCGAGATCGATGAGGTGGCCGACGAGTACGGCCTCCCGGAGTTCGAACTCCTCGAGATCGGGATCGCCGGCGAGGAGGATGTCGCCGACTTCGCCGACGACCTCGAACCGGGAACGTCGGCGGCGTTGCTCGTCGTCGAGCACACCTGGGCCCGCAACTTCGCCCAGGCCCTCTTCAACGCGGGCGGAGCGGTGTTGCGCACGGAACGCATCCCGGCCCCGGTCGTCAACGAAATCGCAGCGCTGAGCAGCGCCGAATAG
- a CDS encoding LuxR C-terminal-related transcriptional regulator — translation MLDGVLSQPLALIVAPAGAGKTVLLEQWAAVHPDRSFVWLDVTAADNDPSHFAAKLIAALAAVKPHFLDVAAPVATAGGRLGETFLEVLPSRLAKLPDTVVVFDDVHHLTNRSLLDDLERIVEFAPPNIHTVFSTRFDLPLGWSRHRLNGDLVELRSADLAFDTEQSSELLARLCGRRFDAESVNALVARTEGWVAGLQLAAMTLKGRDDPEEFIEQFGGTDRMVADYLTDEVLHVQPRRRRTSLLRMSAFDEMSADLITEVTGEDGAQSWLESLERESMFLVPLDTRREWFRFHHLFRDLLRYHLRAEEPGAESTLLAGAADWYLARADVQRAVEYLLRAREWERALMMVRTRGAEIFERGELRTVIRWMTDLPDSVVHDRLDLLLLLGVLRGLEGQMVAAADPLRRVINDPDATVGQQLVAHAIIACQAWWSPHPEASVDAAIRSLALLEANPGSSTPDLLGITDFESLRTMTLFSGGRAHFLNGDFSEARLWLERATRSEGAGYAPWRISSLGSLALVEAWCGHTNRAEDLALEALAIAEEAGLLTHASTADAHFAESLVATERSEPDRAERSLTEGLARAVPNKRTQLMWIAHLIHAELGGTTTDDIAGVPDGPPPPVVRDRLTAVRQRERRLSGRDALPWAAEPEGQDAPATRFEHTAAALVHQQPQRARALLATDSDTPSEEPLLVVERLILRSWLADVEGRPTAAERRLGKALALAEEHALVDVFLRAGPHVVGQLSRLPGERSAFAERILDRAASALAPAAVSTLSEPLTERELEILACLPSRSTNGELADRFYVSVNTIKTHMVHIYRKLDVPNRSAAIVRAQELGLLR, via the coding sequence GTGCTCGACGGGGTCCTGTCACAGCCTCTGGCGCTTATCGTGGCGCCCGCTGGGGCTGGGAAGACCGTGCTGCTCGAGCAATGGGCCGCGGTGCATCCCGATCGGTCGTTCGTCTGGCTCGACGTCACAGCGGCCGACAACGATCCCAGTCATTTCGCCGCCAAGCTGATCGCCGCACTTGCCGCGGTCAAGCCGCACTTCCTCGATGTGGCGGCTCCCGTGGCCACCGCCGGTGGCCGGCTCGGTGAGACCTTCCTCGAGGTCCTTCCGTCGCGGCTGGCAAAGCTGCCCGACACCGTCGTCGTGTTCGACGATGTCCACCACCTGACCAACCGGAGCCTCCTCGACGACCTCGAGCGGATCGTCGAGTTCGCCCCTCCGAACATCCACACCGTCTTCTCGACACGATTCGATCTCCCCCTCGGCTGGAGCCGCCACCGCCTCAACGGCGACCTCGTCGAACTGCGCAGTGCCGACCTGGCGTTCGACACGGAACAATCGTCGGAGCTGCTCGCGCGGCTCTGCGGGCGCCGGTTCGACGCAGAGTCCGTGAACGCCCTGGTCGCCCGCACCGAGGGCTGGGTCGCCGGCCTCCAGCTGGCAGCGATGACGCTGAAGGGGCGCGACGACCCGGAGGAATTCATCGAGCAGTTCGGTGGAACGGACCGGATGGTCGCCGACTACCTCACCGACGAAGTCCTGCACGTGCAGCCGAGGCGCAGGCGCACGAGCCTGCTCCGCATGTCCGCGTTCGACGAGATGTCGGCCGACCTGATCACGGAGGTCACCGGCGAAGACGGCGCCCAGTCGTGGCTGGAGTCCCTCGAACGCGAATCGATGTTCCTGGTCCCGCTGGACACGCGCCGGGAATGGTTCCGCTTTCACCACCTGTTCCGCGACCTGCTCCGCTACCACCTGCGGGCCGAAGAGCCCGGCGCCGAATCCACCCTGCTGGCCGGGGCCGCTGACTGGTATCTCGCCCGTGCCGACGTGCAGCGAGCCGTGGAATACCTGCTGCGTGCCAGGGAGTGGGAGCGCGCGCTCATGATGGTGCGCACGCGCGGGGCGGAGATCTTCGAGCGCGGCGAACTGCGCACGGTGATCCGCTGGATGACCGACCTGCCCGACTCCGTGGTGCACGATCGGCTCGACCTCCTCCTGCTGCTCGGAGTCCTGCGCGGACTCGAAGGGCAGATGGTCGCTGCGGCCGATCCGTTGCGTCGCGTGATCAACGACCCGGATGCGACCGTCGGCCAGCAACTCGTCGCGCACGCGATCATCGCCTGCCAGGCGTGGTGGAGCCCGCATCCGGAAGCATCAGTGGATGCGGCGATCCGGTCGCTGGCGCTGCTCGAGGCGAATCCCGGCTCCTCCACTCCTGATCTGCTGGGGATCACCGACTTCGAGTCGCTCCGAACCATGACCCTGTTCTCGGGCGGGCGCGCCCATTTTCTGAACGGAGACTTCTCGGAGGCCCGACTCTGGCTGGAACGCGCGACACGGTCCGAGGGCGCCGGCTACGCGCCGTGGCGGATCAGTTCGCTCGGTTCCCTGGCACTCGTGGAGGCGTGGTGCGGGCACACGAACCGCGCGGAGGACCTCGCACTGGAAGCGCTCGCGATCGCCGAGGAGGCCGGGCTGCTCACGCACGCGTCGACGGCCGACGCCCATTTCGCCGAAAGCCTTGTCGCTACGGAACGCTCGGAGCCGGACCGCGCCGAACGCAGTCTCACCGAGGGCCTCGCGCGAGCGGTGCCGAACAAACGCACCCAGCTCATGTGGATCGCCCACCTCATCCATGCCGAGCTGGGCGGGACGACCACGGACGACATTGCAGGCGTGCCGGATGGCCCGCCGCCGCCCGTGGTCCGCGATCGGCTGACCGCGGTACGCCAGCGCGAGCGCCGGCTGTCGGGTCGGGATGCGCTCCCGTGGGCGGCGGAGCCCGAGGGCCAGGATGCGCCGGCGACGCGCTTCGAGCACACGGCGGCCGCTCTCGTCCACCAGCAGCCGCAGCGGGCACGGGCCCTGCTGGCGACCGATTCGGACACACCGAGCGAGGAACCGCTCCTCGTCGTCGAGCGACTGATCCTGCGTTCGTGGCTCGCGGATGTCGAGGGCCGGCCGACCGCGGCAGAACGAAGGCTCGGAAAGGCACTCGCGCTGGCCGAAGAGCACGCGCTCGTCGATGTCTTCCTCCGCGCCGGCCCCCATGTCGTCGGCCAGCTCTCCCGGCTCCCCGGTGAACGGTCCGCCTTCGCAGAGCGCATCCTCGACCGCGCGGCCAGCGCTCTGGCGCCGGCCGCGGTGTCCACTCTGAGCGAGCCGCTGACCGAGCGCGAGCTGGAGATCCTCGCGTGCCTTCCGAGCCGGTCGACGAACGGTGAGCTGGCGGATCGCTTCTACGTCTCGGTGAACACCATCAAGACCCACATGGTGCACATCTATCGCAAACTCGATGTGCCCAATCGGAGCGCCGCCATCGTCCGCGCCCAGGAACTGGGCCTGCTCCGCTGA
- a CDS encoding DUF6325 family protein: MADDDLEQAGPIDFVIVEFPAGQSNFSGEMADELVKLVDAGTIRLIDAIVLAKDENGDVEAMELSDLDDLGPLAALEAELAEFLAEEDVANLAAAMDPGSVAGVLVYENLWAAPFAAAARRAGGQLIADGRIHTQAIVAALEAEAQAELEEEGA, from the coding sequence ATGGCGGATGACGACCTCGAGCAGGCGGGACCGATCGATTTCGTGATCGTCGAGTTTCCTGCCGGCCAATCGAACTTCAGCGGCGAGATGGCCGACGAACTCGTGAAACTCGTGGATGCCGGAACGATCCGGCTGATCGACGCGATCGTCCTCGCGAAGGACGAGAACGGAGACGTCGAGGCGATGGAGCTCTCCGACCTGGACGATCTTGGGCCGCTCGCGGCACTCGAGGCCGAACTCGCGGAGTTCCTGGCCGAAGAGGATGTGGCGAACCTCGCGGCAGCGATGGATCCGGGCAGTGTCGCGGGAGTGCTCGTGTACGAGAACCTGTGGGCGGCACCGTTCGCTGCCGCAGCGCGACGGGCGGGCGGCCAGCTGATCGCCGACGGCCGCATCCACACGCAGGCGATCGTCGCCGCCCTCGAAGCTGAAGCACAAGCAGAACTCGAAGAAGAAGGAGCCTGA
- a CDS encoding MFS transporter: protein MPPTTSSIPTVAHTPTTARHWWTLATVGLAQLMVVLDSTVVNIALPSAQADLGFTNAERQWIITAYSLAFGSLLLLGGRLSDLIGRKRTFIIGLIGFAGASALGGAANTFGLLVGARALQGAFGALLAPTALAVLTTTFTIPKERARAFGVFGAIAGAGGAIGLLLGGVLTEYFSWRWSLYINVVIAMVAIVGAILFVTSVQRTGPRPKLDIPGTVLVSGALFSLVYGFSNAETDGWDSPLTWGFLAAAVVLLVGFVLWQLRAKHPLLPLAIVLNRNRGAAFISVLIAGAGMFGIFLFVTYYMQETLHYSPIQTGLGFLPMIGMLVVSAQLSTNLFLPRFGPKVMVPFGMTLGAIGMLYLTHLDQHSTYAADILPPLLILGFAMGSIMPASIQTATLGVDRSFAGVASATVNTSQQVGGSLGTALLNTLAATAAADYVASHLPPTPSVVTDAAVHSYSVAYLWGALFFAIGAVIASLVFRRRSTAVVQQGAAAPAATAAPEPAIAH from the coding sequence ATGCCACCCACAACATCCTCGATTCCAACCGTCGCGCACACGCCGACGACCGCACGACACTGGTGGACTCTCGCCACTGTCGGGCTGGCCCAGCTCATGGTCGTCCTCGACTCGACCGTCGTCAACATCGCGCTTCCGTCCGCCCAGGCCGACCTCGGCTTCACGAACGCCGAACGCCAGTGGATCATCACGGCCTACTCTCTTGCTTTCGGCAGCCTCCTGCTGCTCGGCGGCCGCCTCTCCGACCTCATCGGCCGCAAGAGGACGTTCATCATCGGCCTCATCGGCTTCGCCGGCGCGTCCGCGCTGGGTGGCGCCGCCAACACGTTCGGCCTGCTCGTCGGCGCCCGAGCGCTCCAGGGGGCGTTCGGGGCGCTGCTCGCGCCGACCGCGCTGGCCGTGCTGACGACGACCTTCACCATCCCCAAGGAACGCGCTCGCGCGTTCGGTGTCTTCGGGGCGATCGCGGGTGCGGGCGGTGCCATCGGCCTCCTGCTCGGCGGGGTCCTGACGGAGTACTTCAGCTGGCGCTGGAGTCTCTACATCAACGTCGTCATCGCCATGGTCGCGATCGTCGGGGCCATCCTGTTCGTGACGAGCGTCCAGCGCACCGGTCCGCGGCCGAAGCTCGACATCCCTGGAACGGTGCTCGTCTCCGGCGCGCTGTTCAGCCTCGTCTACGGGTTCTCGAACGCCGAGACCGACGGCTGGGATTCGCCTCTCACCTGGGGCTTCCTCGCCGCGGCTGTCGTGCTGCTCGTCGGATTCGTGCTCTGGCAGCTCCGTGCCAAGCACCCGCTGCTGCCCCTGGCGATCGTGCTCAACCGCAACCGCGGAGCGGCCTTCATCTCGGTGCTCATCGCCGGTGCAGGTATGTTCGGGATCTTCCTTTTCGTTACCTACTACATGCAAGAGACGCTGCACTACTCGCCCATCCAGACCGGGCTCGGCTTCCTGCCGATGATCGGGATGCTCGTGGTGTCGGCGCAGCTGTCGACGAACCTCTTCCTGCCGAGGTTCGGGCCCAAAGTGATGGTCCCGTTCGGCATGACCCTGGGGGCGATCGGGATGCTCTACCTCACGCACCTCGACCAGCACAGCACCTACGCCGCGGACATCCTGCCACCGCTGCTCATCCTGGGCTTCGCGATGGGCTCGATCATGCCGGCGTCGATCCAGACCGCCACTCTCGGTGTCGACCGCTCCTTCGCCGGTGTCGCGTCGGCCACGGTCAACACGAGCCAGCAGGTCGGCGGCTCTCTCGGAACCGCGCTGCTGAACACGCTCGCGGCGACGGCCGCCGCCGACTACGTGGCGTCACATCTGCCGCCGACCCCGTCGGTCGTCACGGATGCCGCGGTGCACAGCTACTCGGTCGCCTACCTCTGGGGTGCGCTGTTCTTCGCCATCGGCGCGGTCATCGCGTCCCTGGTGTTCCGGCGCCGCAGCACTGCGGTCGTGCAACAGGGCGCAGCTGCACCCGCTGCCACCGCAGCTCCCGAGCCGGCCATCGCGCACTGA
- a CDS encoding TetR/AcrR family transcriptional regulator: protein MTQLDLTQNETAEPSKLGRKRDHTRDPEILEAALDVLAETGYDGMTIEMVANRAKAGKATLYRRWASKGELVVDAVACMKTADLDLDHLPDTGTLRGDMLAMVKPHSMQDGEKKLQVMAGLMSMLSRTPELADAVNAAIVEPRAKANRVFLRRAMERGEISPDADIDALSLLTPSMAAYRSLIQRKPVDRAFLVSLIDGVLLPAVGLTPPKP, encoded by the coding sequence ATGACGCAGCTCGACCTGACCCAGAACGAGACGGCCGAACCGTCGAAACTCGGGCGCAAACGCGACCACACCCGCGACCCCGAGATCCTCGAGGCAGCCCTCGACGTCCTCGCCGAGACCGGCTACGACGGCATGACCATCGAGATGGTGGCCAACCGCGCCAAGGCGGGCAAGGCCACTCTCTACCGCCGGTGGGCCTCCAAAGGCGAACTCGTCGTCGACGCCGTCGCCTGCATGAAGACCGCCGACCTCGATCTGGACCACCTTCCAGACACAGGAACACTCCGTGGGGACATGCTCGCGATGGTCAAGCCGCACTCGATGCAGGACGGCGAGAAGAAGCTCCAGGTGATGGCCGGCCTGATGTCGATGCTGTCACGGACCCCCGAACTCGCCGATGCCGTGAACGCGGCGATCGTTGAGCCCCGGGCGAAAGCCAACCGCGTCTTCCTGCGCCGCGCAATGGAGCGGGGCGAGATCTCCCCCGACGCCGATATCGACGCCCTCTCGCTGCTCACCCCGTCGATGGCGGCCTATCGCTCACTCATCCAGCGCAAGCCGGTCGACCGGGCCTTCCTCGTCTCGCTGATCGACGGTGTCCTGCTCCCGGCCGTCGGGCTCACTCCCCCGAAACCCTGA
- a CDS encoding OmpA family protein: MIIRRYARAGLAIAAVLAIGGGLTSCASATAAGAACDQSQKRNMGVVAGSTANAPATSLASSAVEQLSAVSKSNGSVTVVVPSGTPQVMGTTLVGSTAQDAIVCQNDQRNKLNQITSYINGLKATAPQVDFLGSIDRAARNLGSKPMGVLVIGSGLQTTDPLDFASSGVLYADPAQVVSDLKSRNLLPSDLNGVTVYWSGMGDVAGAQAPLTIPARSNLIAIWTAIIKAAGGTLSLLPEPASGTAVSGLPAVSTVPIEAVQTKTDWTHPIVIRNSDLLFVKDTATFADQAKAQGVLAQLVPSIEQNGQLVTITGTASKDQATSNTADLALSHQRAAAVKAALVQLGVPASLLQTAGVGHDWCGWKSETDAGGAYSDALAEQNRSVILTSPGVGLCS, encoded by the coding sequence ATGATCATCCGTCGATACGCCAGAGCCGGCCTCGCCATCGCCGCCGTCCTCGCGATCGGCGGCGGTCTGACCTCGTGCGCCTCGGCGACGGCTGCCGGCGCGGCATGTGACCAGTCCCAGAAACGCAACATGGGCGTCGTCGCAGGCAGCACGGCGAACGCGCCCGCGACGAGCCTCGCGTCGTCTGCGGTCGAGCAGCTCTCGGCAGTGAGCAAGAGCAACGGCAGTGTGACCGTGGTCGTCCCGTCCGGCACACCGCAGGTGATGGGGACCACCCTGGTCGGCTCGACGGCGCAGGATGCGATCGTCTGCCAGAACGACCAGCGCAACAAACTGAACCAGATCACGTCATACATCAACGGGTTGAAAGCCACTGCACCGCAGGTCGACTTCCTCGGGTCCATCGACCGGGCGGCCCGCAACCTCGGATCGAAGCCGATGGGGGTGCTCGTGATCGGAAGTGGTCTTCAGACGACCGATCCTCTCGATTTCGCGAGCAGCGGCGTGCTCTACGCCGACCCCGCCCAGGTCGTCAGCGACCTGAAATCGCGCAACCTCCTGCCGAGCGACCTGAACGGCGTCACCGTCTACTGGTCCGGGATGGGCGATGTCGCCGGTGCGCAGGCGCCGCTGACCATCCCCGCGCGCAGCAACCTCATCGCGATCTGGACCGCGATCATCAAGGCGGCGGGCGGCACACTGTCCCTGCTCCCGGAGCCGGCGTCGGGAACCGCCGTCTCCGGTCTTCCGGCGGTCTCGACCGTGCCGATCGAGGCGGTGCAGACGAAGACCGACTGGACGCATCCGATCGTCATCCGCAACAGCGACCTGCTGTTCGTGAAGGACACCGCGACGTTCGCCGACCAGGCGAAGGCACAGGGTGTCCTCGCGCAGTTGGTGCCCTCGATCGAGCAGAACGGCCAGCTGGTGACCATCACCGGGACTGCGTCGAAAGACCAGGCCACCAGCAACACGGCAGACCTCGCGCTGTCACATCAGCGAGCGGCTGCGGTGAAGGCCGCGCTCGTGCAACTGGGCGTTCCGGCATCGCTGCTCCAGACCGCGGGCGTCGGTCACGACTGGTGCGGCTGGAAGAGCGAGACGGATGCAGGTGGCGCGTACTCCGACGCCCTCGCCGAACAGAACCGCTCGGTCATCCTCACCTCCCCCGGAGTCGGCCTCTGCAGCTGA
- a CDS encoding flavin-containing monooxygenase: MDDIDDTVDIAVIGAGIAGIGAAWQLLENGFTDFVLLERAHEVGGTWRDNTYPGAACDIPSDLYSFSFAPNPSWSSVYGGQQEIFDYLKRVASRPGLRERIRFGCDVQDAAWDARAGRWTVVTSGGTVTCRVLLSGHGQLVDPHVPAIDGLETFAGQSFHSSQWDHSVELGGKRVGVIGTGASAIQIVPALQPTVARLTVFQRTPPWIIPRRDKPTSNARRRLFAVVPALQRASRAFTFAVYDSRWFGFSRPRLGAAIEAIATRHMRSQVTDRALRERLRPDYRVGCKRVLVSDDFYPAIQQPNVDYVTERIERITPDGVVTADGARHALDVLVFATGFEATRPRIAEHIVGVHGTTLADAWDDGMFALRGAAVPGFPNLFFLHGPNVALSHNSAIYMIEAEIGYAIDALRRIRGDAVVDARPESVAAYYRSLGRDLSDGVWSSGCTNFFLDAGSGRNTVLWPRRAASFRRVVRRFDPREYVIART; the protein is encoded by the coding sequence ATGGACGACATCGACGACACCGTCGACATCGCGGTCATCGGCGCCGGTATCGCCGGCATCGGGGCCGCCTGGCAGCTCCTCGAGAACGGCTTCACCGACTTCGTCCTGCTCGAACGGGCGCACGAAGTGGGTGGAACCTGGCGTGACAACACCTACCCTGGTGCTGCCTGTGACATCCCGAGCGACCTCTACTCCTTCTCGTTCGCGCCGAACCCGTCGTGGAGTTCGGTGTACGGCGGGCAGCAGGAGATCTTCGACTACCTGAAGCGGGTTGCGAGTCGGCCGGGACTACGTGAGCGCATCCGTTTCGGCTGCGACGTGCAGGATGCGGCGTGGGATGCCCGGGCCGGTCGATGGACGGTCGTCACGTCGGGCGGCACAGTGACCTGCCGCGTGCTGCTGTCGGGGCATGGACAACTGGTCGACCCCCACGTCCCGGCGATCGACGGACTCGAGACCTTCGCGGGACAGAGCTTCCACTCGTCGCAGTGGGACCACTCGGTGGAGCTGGGTGGCAAACGCGTCGGCGTCATCGGAACCGGCGCGTCCGCCATCCAGATCGTGCCCGCGCTGCAGCCGACCGTCGCTCGACTGACCGTGTTCCAGCGGACGCCACCGTGGATCATCCCGCGCCGTGACAAGCCGACCTCCAACGCGCGGCGGCGCCTGTTCGCGGTCGTCCCTGCCCTGCAGCGCGCCAGCCGGGCATTCACCTTCGCCGTGTACGACAGCCGGTGGTTCGGGTTCTCACGCCCGCGGCTCGGGGCTGCGATCGAGGCCATCGCCACCAGGCACATGCGTTCGCAGGTCACCGATCGTGCACTGCGTGAGCGCTTGCGCCCCGACTACCGGGTCGGCTGCAAACGCGTGCTGGTCTCCGACGACTTCTACCCGGCCATCCAGCAGCCGAACGTGGACTACGTGACCGAACGCATCGAACGCATCACACCGGATGGGGTGGTCACCGCAGACGGCGCGCGGCACGCTCTCGACGTGCTCGTCTTCGCCACCGGGTTCGAGGCCACGCGGCCGAGGATCGCGGAGCACATCGTCGGCGTGCACGGCACGACGCTCGCGGACGCCTGGGACGACGGGATGTTCGCTCTGCGCGGCGCGGCTGTCCCCGGGTTCCCGAACCTTTTCTTCCTGCACGGCCCGAACGTCGCGCTCTCGCACAACAGCGCGATCTACATGATCGAAGCCGAGATAGGCTATGCGATCGACGCCCTGCGCCGAATCCGCGGCGATGCGGTGGTGGATGCGCGACCCGAGTCGGTCGCGGCGTACTACCGGTCGCTGGGCCGCGACCTGAGCGACGGCGTGTGGTCGAGCGGATGCACGAACTTCTTCCTCGATGCCGGTAGCGGGCGCAACACGGTGCTGTGGCCGCGGAGGGCGGCGTCGTTCCGCCGCGTCGTGCGCCGGTTCGACCCCCGAGAGTACGTCATCGCGCGGACCTGA
- a CDS encoding LuxR C-terminal-related transcriptional regulator, producing the protein MTNREIAARLTITERSAESHIERICARMGFRSRSQIAAWYSALVPDGAGS; encoded by the coding sequence ATGACGAACCGCGAGATCGCGGCCAGGCTCACCATCACCGAGCGTTCCGCCGAGTCGCACATCGAGCGGATCTGCGCGCGCATGGGTTTTCGTTCCCGCTCGCAGATCGCCGCCTGGTACTCAGCCCTCGTTCCCGACGGCGCGGGCTCGTGA